One window of the Lemur catta isolate mLemCat1 chromosome 6, mLemCat1.pri, whole genome shotgun sequence genome contains the following:
- the PUS7L gene encoding pseudouridylate synthase 7 homolog-like protein isoform X4 translates to MEEDTDYRIRFSSLCFINDHVGFHGTVKSSPSDFIVIEIDEQGELVNKTIDEPVCEISEIPPEPNNFPKKPKLDLQNLSSEDRSSQEVNNLARCSDSDQNHQSGSKKEDTINNGISKCEEKADVVSPFLDEKTNELLNCFACDIKEKWLSKTELTGPSPEFSIGRILDKNQRASLHSAIRQKFPFLMTVGKNSEIVVKPNLDYKELCHLVSEEEAFEFFKYLDAKKENSKFTFKPDANKDHRKAVHHFVNKKFGNLVETKSFPELNYNANNLNVVITVRFREKAHKHGKRSLLECQERKDIYTAFTLRKENLEMFEAIGFLAIKLGVIPSDFSYAGLKDKKAVTYQAMVVRKVTPERLKNIEKEIEKKRMNVFNIRSVDNSLRLGQLKGNHFDIVIRNVKNQINDSVNLQERILEAIENVKNKGFVNYYGPQRFGKGRKVHTDQIGLALLKSEMVKAIKLFLTPEDLDDPINRAKKYFLQTEDAKGTLSLMPEFKVRERALLESLHRFGMTEEGCVQAWFSFPHSMRIFYVHAYSSKIWNEAVSYRLATYGSRVVEGDLICLEEDIDDEHLPNSKVHLVTKKEESANTYAIHQFKDFINTLWTN, encoded by the exons atggaagaagataCAGATTATAGAATCAGATTTAGTTCTCTGTGTTTTATTAATGATCATGTTGGATTTCATGGCACGGTAAAAAGCTCACCAAGTGACTTTATTGTTATTGAAATTGATGAACAGGGAGAGTTAGTTAATAAGACCATTGATGAGCCTGTTTGTGAGATTAGTGAAATACCACCTGAgccaaataattttcccaaaaaaccaaaactagATCTTCAAAATCTATCCTCTGAAGATAGAAGTAGCCAAGAAGTTAATAATTTGGCTAGGTGCTCTGATAGTGACCAAAATCATCAGTCTGGTTCAAAAAAGGAAGATACTATCAATAATGGGATTTCCAAATGTGAAGAAAAAGCTGATGTAGTAAGCCCCTTTTTAGATGAAAAAACTAATGAGTTACTGAATTGTTTTGCCTGTGATATAAAAGAGAAGTGGCTTTCTAAAACTGAGCTAACTGGACCATCTCCTGAATTTTCAATAGGCAGAATCCTTGATAAAAACCAGAGGGCTAGTTTACATAGTGCTATTAGgcagaaatttccttttttaatgacTGTAGGAAAAAACAGTGAAATTGTTGTAAAACCAAATCTTGATTATAAAGAACTCTGTCACTTAGTATCTGAAGAAGaagcatttgaattttttaaatatttggatgcaaagaaagaaaattccaaatttaCCTTTAAACCTGATGCAAACAAAGACCACAGAAAAGCCGTCCACCATTTTGTCAACAAGAAATTTGGAAATCTCGTGGAAACCAAATCTTTTCCTGAACTGAATTACAATGCTAATAATCTAAATGTGGTGATAACAGTAAGATTTCGGGAAAAGGCACACAAGCATGGGAAAAGGTCTCTTCTTGAATGccaggaaagaaaagatatatatacaG ctttTACCCTACGAAAGGAAAATCTGGAAATGTTTGAAGCAATTGGTTTTTTAGCTATCAAACTTGGTGTGATTCCTTCAGATTTTAGTTATGCAGGCCTTAAAGACAAGAAAGCCGTCACCTATCAAGCAATGGTTGTTAGAAAAGTGACTCCAGAGAG gttgaaaaatattgaaaaagaaattgaaaagaaaagaatgaatgtgTTTAATATTCGGTCTGTAGATAATTCCCTTAGACTTGGTCAGCTCAAAGGAAATCACTTTGATATTGTCATCAGAAAtgtaaaaaaccaaataaatgatTCTGTAAACTTGCAAGAGAGAATTTTGGAGGCAATAGAAAATGTTAAG AATAAAGGCTTTGTGAATTACTATGGACCACAGAGatttgggaaaggaagaaaagttcaCACAGATCAAATTGGACTGGCTTTGCTGAAGAGTGAAATg GTGAAGgccataaaattatttcttacaccAGAAGACTTGGACGATCCCATAAATAGAGCAAAGAAGTATTTTCTTCAAACTG agGATGCTAAAGGCACCCTTTCATTGATGCCTGAGTTCAAAGTTCGAGAGAGAGCATTGTTGGAATCATTGCATCGCTTTGGCATGACGGAGGAGGGTTGTGTCCAGGCATGGTTCTCTTTTCCCCATTCCATGCGCATATTCTATGTTCATGCATATAGCAGCAAAATTTGGAATGAGGCAGTGTCTTACAGACTTGCAACCTATGGATCAAGAGTAGTGGAGGGTGATTTGATCTGTTTGGAGGAAGATATTGATGATGAGCATCTCCCAAATAGTAAA
- the PUS7L gene encoding pseudouridylate synthase 7 homolog-like protein isoform X2: protein MEEDTDYRIRFSSLCFINDHVGFHGTVKSSPSDFIVIEIDEQGELVNKTIDEPVCEISEIPPEPNNFPKKPKLDLQNLSSEDRSSQEVNNLARCSDSDQNHQSGSKKEDTINNGISKCEEKADVVSPFLDEKTNELLNCFACDIKEKWLSKTELTGPSPEFSIGRILDKNQRASLHSAIRQKFPFLMTVGKNSEIVVKPNLDYKELCHLVSEEEAFEFFKYLDAKKENSKFTFKPDANKDHRKAVHHFVNKKFGNLVETKSFPELNYNANNLNVVITVRFREKAHKHGKRSLLECQERKDIYTAFTLRKENLEMFEAIGFLAIKLGVIPSDFSYAGLKDKKAVTYQAMVVRKVTPERLKNIEKEIEKKRMNVFNIRSVDNSLRLGQLKGNHFDIVIRNVKNQINDSVNLQERILEAIENVKNKGFVNYYGPQRFGKGRKVHTDQIGLALLKSEMVKAIKLFLTPEDLDDPINRAKKYFLQTEDAKGTLSLMPEFKVRERALLESLHRFGMTEEGCVQAWFSFPHSMRIFYVHAYSSKIWNEAVSYRLATYGSRVVEGDLICLEEDIDDEHLPNSKVHLVTKKEESANTYAIHQVVLPVLGYNIQYPKNKVGQWYHEILSRDGLQTYEDTDSN, encoded by the exons atggaagaagataCAGATTATAGAATCAGATTTAGTTCTCTGTGTTTTATTAATGATCATGTTGGATTTCATGGCACGGTAAAAAGCTCACCAAGTGACTTTATTGTTATTGAAATTGATGAACAGGGAGAGTTAGTTAATAAGACCATTGATGAGCCTGTTTGTGAGATTAGTGAAATACCACCTGAgccaaataattttcccaaaaaaccaaaactagATCTTCAAAATCTATCCTCTGAAGATAGAAGTAGCCAAGAAGTTAATAATTTGGCTAGGTGCTCTGATAGTGACCAAAATCATCAGTCTGGTTCAAAAAAGGAAGATACTATCAATAATGGGATTTCCAAATGTGAAGAAAAAGCTGATGTAGTAAGCCCCTTTTTAGATGAAAAAACTAATGAGTTACTGAATTGTTTTGCCTGTGATATAAAAGAGAAGTGGCTTTCTAAAACTGAGCTAACTGGACCATCTCCTGAATTTTCAATAGGCAGAATCCTTGATAAAAACCAGAGGGCTAGTTTACATAGTGCTATTAGgcagaaatttccttttttaatgacTGTAGGAAAAAACAGTGAAATTGTTGTAAAACCAAATCTTGATTATAAAGAACTCTGTCACTTAGTATCTGAAGAAGaagcatttgaattttttaaatatttggatgcaaagaaagaaaattccaaatttaCCTTTAAACCTGATGCAAACAAAGACCACAGAAAAGCCGTCCACCATTTTGTCAACAAGAAATTTGGAAATCTCGTGGAAACCAAATCTTTTCCTGAACTGAATTACAATGCTAATAATCTAAATGTGGTGATAACAGTAAGATTTCGGGAAAAGGCACACAAGCATGGGAAAAGGTCTCTTCTTGAATGccaggaaagaaaagatatatatacaG ctttTACCCTACGAAAGGAAAATCTGGAAATGTTTGAAGCAATTGGTTTTTTAGCTATCAAACTTGGTGTGATTCCTTCAGATTTTAGTTATGCAGGCCTTAAAGACAAGAAAGCCGTCACCTATCAAGCAATGGTTGTTAGAAAAGTGACTCCAGAGAG gttgaaaaatattgaaaaagaaattgaaaagaaaagaatgaatgtgTTTAATATTCGGTCTGTAGATAATTCCCTTAGACTTGGTCAGCTCAAAGGAAATCACTTTGATATTGTCATCAGAAAtgtaaaaaaccaaataaatgatTCTGTAAACTTGCAAGAGAGAATTTTGGAGGCAATAGAAAATGTTAAG AATAAAGGCTTTGTGAATTACTATGGACCACAGAGatttgggaaaggaagaaaagttcaCACAGATCAAATTGGACTGGCTTTGCTGAAGAGTGAAATg GTGAAGgccataaaattatttcttacaccAGAAGACTTGGACGATCCCATAAATAGAGCAAAGAAGTATTTTCTTCAAACTG agGATGCTAAAGGCACCCTTTCATTGATGCCTGAGTTCAAAGTTCGAGAGAGAGCATTGTTGGAATCATTGCATCGCTTTGGCATGACGGAGGAGGGTTGTGTCCAGGCATGGTTCTCTTTTCCCCATTCCATGCGCATATTCTATGTTCATGCATATAGCAGCAAAATTTGGAATGAGGCAGTGTCTTACAGACTTGCAACCTATGGATCAAGAGTAGTGGAGGGTGATTTGATCTGTTTGGAGGAAGATATTGATGATGAGCATCTCCCAAATAGTAAA
- the PUS7L gene encoding pseudouridylate synthase 7 homolog-like protein isoform X5 translates to MEEDTDYRIRFSSLCFINDHVGFHGTVKSSPSDFIVIEIDEQGELVNKTIDEPVCEISEIPPEPNNFPKKPKLDLQNLSSEDRSSQEVNNLARCSDSDQNHQSGSKKEDTINNGISKCEEKADVVSPFLDEKTNELLNCFACDIKEKWLSKTELTGPSPEFSIGRILDKNQRASLHSAIRQKFPFLMTVGKNSEIVVKPNLDYKELCHLVSEEEAFEFFKYLDAKKENSKFTFKPDANKDHRKAVHHFVNKKFGNLVETKSFPELNYNANNLNVVITVRFREKAHKHGKRSLLECQERKDIYTAFTLRKENLEMFEAIGFLAIKLGVIPSDFSYAGLKDKKAVTYQAMVVRKVTPERLKNIEKEIEKKRMNVFNIRSVDNSLRLGQLKGNHFDIVIRNVKNQINDSVNLQERILEAIENVKNKGFVNYYGPQRFGKGRKVHTDQIGLALLKSEMVKAIKLFLTPEDLDDPINRAKKYFLQTEDAKGTLSLMPEFKVRERALLESLHRFGMTEEGCVQAWFSFPHSMRIFYVHAYSSKIWNEAVSYRLATYGSRVVEGDLICLEEDIDDEHLPNSKFKDFINTLWTN, encoded by the exons atggaagaagataCAGATTATAGAATCAGATTTAGTTCTCTGTGTTTTATTAATGATCATGTTGGATTTCATGGCACGGTAAAAAGCTCACCAAGTGACTTTATTGTTATTGAAATTGATGAACAGGGAGAGTTAGTTAATAAGACCATTGATGAGCCTGTTTGTGAGATTAGTGAAATACCACCTGAgccaaataattttcccaaaaaaccaaaactagATCTTCAAAATCTATCCTCTGAAGATAGAAGTAGCCAAGAAGTTAATAATTTGGCTAGGTGCTCTGATAGTGACCAAAATCATCAGTCTGGTTCAAAAAAGGAAGATACTATCAATAATGGGATTTCCAAATGTGAAGAAAAAGCTGATGTAGTAAGCCCCTTTTTAGATGAAAAAACTAATGAGTTACTGAATTGTTTTGCCTGTGATATAAAAGAGAAGTGGCTTTCTAAAACTGAGCTAACTGGACCATCTCCTGAATTTTCAATAGGCAGAATCCTTGATAAAAACCAGAGGGCTAGTTTACATAGTGCTATTAGgcagaaatttccttttttaatgacTGTAGGAAAAAACAGTGAAATTGTTGTAAAACCAAATCTTGATTATAAAGAACTCTGTCACTTAGTATCTGAAGAAGaagcatttgaattttttaaatatttggatgcaaagaaagaaaattccaaatttaCCTTTAAACCTGATGCAAACAAAGACCACAGAAAAGCCGTCCACCATTTTGTCAACAAGAAATTTGGAAATCTCGTGGAAACCAAATCTTTTCCTGAACTGAATTACAATGCTAATAATCTAAATGTGGTGATAACAGTAAGATTTCGGGAAAAGGCACACAAGCATGGGAAAAGGTCTCTTCTTGAATGccaggaaagaaaagatatatatacaG ctttTACCCTACGAAAGGAAAATCTGGAAATGTTTGAAGCAATTGGTTTTTTAGCTATCAAACTTGGTGTGATTCCTTCAGATTTTAGTTATGCAGGCCTTAAAGACAAGAAAGCCGTCACCTATCAAGCAATGGTTGTTAGAAAAGTGACTCCAGAGAG gttgaaaaatattgaaaaagaaattgaaaagaaaagaatgaatgtgTTTAATATTCGGTCTGTAGATAATTCCCTTAGACTTGGTCAGCTCAAAGGAAATCACTTTGATATTGTCATCAGAAAtgtaaaaaaccaaataaatgatTCTGTAAACTTGCAAGAGAGAATTTTGGAGGCAATAGAAAATGTTAAG AATAAAGGCTTTGTGAATTACTATGGACCACAGAGatttgggaaaggaagaaaagttcaCACAGATCAAATTGGACTGGCTTTGCTGAAGAGTGAAATg GTGAAGgccataaaattatttcttacaccAGAAGACTTGGACGATCCCATAAATAGAGCAAAGAAGTATTTTCTTCAAACTG agGATGCTAAAGGCACCCTTTCATTGATGCCTGAGTTCAAAGTTCGAGAGAGAGCATTGTTGGAATCATTGCATCGCTTTGGCATGACGGAGGAGGGTTGTGTCCAGGCATGGTTCTCTTTTCCCCATTCCATGCGCATATTCTATGTTCATGCATATAGCAGCAAAATTTGGAATGAGGCAGTGTCTTACAGACTTGCAACCTATGGATCAAGAGTAGTGGAGGGTGATTTGATCTGTTTGGAGGAAGATATTGATGATGAGCATCTCCCAAATAGTAAA
- the PUS7L gene encoding pseudouridylate synthase 7 homolog-like protein isoform X3 — protein sequence MEEDTDYRIRFSSLCFINDHVGFHGTVKSSPSDFIVIEIDEQGELVNKTIDEPVCEISEIPPEPNNFPKKPKLDLQNLSSEDRSSQEVNNLARCSDSDQNHQSGSKKEDTINNGISKCEEKADVVSPFLDEKTNELLNCFACDIKEKWLSKTELTGPSPEFSIGRILDKNQRASLHSAIRQKFPFLMTVGKNSEIVVKPNLDYKELCHLVSEEEAFEFFKYLDAKKENSKFTFKPDANKDHRKAVHHFVNKKFGNLVETKSFPELNYNANNLNVVITVRFREKAHKHGKRSLLECQERKDIYTAFTLRKENLEMFEAIGFLAIKLGVIPSDFSYAGLKDKKAVTYQAMVVRKVTPERLKNIEKEIEKKRMNVFNIRSVDNSLRLGQLKGNHFDIVIRNVKNQINDSVNLQERILEAIENVKNKGFVNYYGPQRFGKGRKVHTDQIGLALLKSEMVKAIKLFLTPEDLDDPINRAKKYFLQTEDAKGTLSLMPEFKVRERALLESLHRFGMTEEGCVQAWFSFPHSMRIFYVHAYSSKIWNEAVSYRLATYGSRVVEGDLICLEEDIDDEHLPNSKVHLVTKKEESANTYAIHQVVLPVLGYNIQYPKNKVGQWYHEILSRDGLQTF from the exons atggaagaagataCAGATTATAGAATCAGATTTAGTTCTCTGTGTTTTATTAATGATCATGTTGGATTTCATGGCACGGTAAAAAGCTCACCAAGTGACTTTATTGTTATTGAAATTGATGAACAGGGAGAGTTAGTTAATAAGACCATTGATGAGCCTGTTTGTGAGATTAGTGAAATACCACCTGAgccaaataattttcccaaaaaaccaaaactagATCTTCAAAATCTATCCTCTGAAGATAGAAGTAGCCAAGAAGTTAATAATTTGGCTAGGTGCTCTGATAGTGACCAAAATCATCAGTCTGGTTCAAAAAAGGAAGATACTATCAATAATGGGATTTCCAAATGTGAAGAAAAAGCTGATGTAGTAAGCCCCTTTTTAGATGAAAAAACTAATGAGTTACTGAATTGTTTTGCCTGTGATATAAAAGAGAAGTGGCTTTCTAAAACTGAGCTAACTGGACCATCTCCTGAATTTTCAATAGGCAGAATCCTTGATAAAAACCAGAGGGCTAGTTTACATAGTGCTATTAGgcagaaatttccttttttaatgacTGTAGGAAAAAACAGTGAAATTGTTGTAAAACCAAATCTTGATTATAAAGAACTCTGTCACTTAGTATCTGAAGAAGaagcatttgaattttttaaatatttggatgcaaagaaagaaaattccaaatttaCCTTTAAACCTGATGCAAACAAAGACCACAGAAAAGCCGTCCACCATTTTGTCAACAAGAAATTTGGAAATCTCGTGGAAACCAAATCTTTTCCTGAACTGAATTACAATGCTAATAATCTAAATGTGGTGATAACAGTAAGATTTCGGGAAAAGGCACACAAGCATGGGAAAAGGTCTCTTCTTGAATGccaggaaagaaaagatatatatacaG ctttTACCCTACGAAAGGAAAATCTGGAAATGTTTGAAGCAATTGGTTTTTTAGCTATCAAACTTGGTGTGATTCCTTCAGATTTTAGTTATGCAGGCCTTAAAGACAAGAAAGCCGTCACCTATCAAGCAATGGTTGTTAGAAAAGTGACTCCAGAGAG gttgaaaaatattgaaaaagaaattgaaaagaaaagaatgaatgtgTTTAATATTCGGTCTGTAGATAATTCCCTTAGACTTGGTCAGCTCAAAGGAAATCACTTTGATATTGTCATCAGAAAtgtaaaaaaccaaataaatgatTCTGTAAACTTGCAAGAGAGAATTTTGGAGGCAATAGAAAATGTTAAG AATAAAGGCTTTGTGAATTACTATGGACCACAGAGatttgggaaaggaagaaaagttcaCACAGATCAAATTGGACTGGCTTTGCTGAAGAGTGAAATg GTGAAGgccataaaattatttcttacaccAGAAGACTTGGACGATCCCATAAATAGAGCAAAGAAGTATTTTCTTCAAACTG agGATGCTAAAGGCACCCTTTCATTGATGCCTGAGTTCAAAGTTCGAGAGAGAGCATTGTTGGAATCATTGCATCGCTTTGGCATGACGGAGGAGGGTTGTGTCCAGGCATGGTTCTCTTTTCCCCATTCCATGCGCATATTCTATGTTCATGCATATAGCAGCAAAATTTGGAATGAGGCAGTGTCTTACAGACTTGCAACCTATGGATCAAGAGTAGTGGAGGGTGATTTGATCTGTTTGGAGGAAGATATTGATGATGAGCATCTCCCAAATAGTAAA